ATTGGTCTTCGTGATCGACATTCTTGAGGCCGTCTGACGCGCACGCCCGCGCACTCGTACGCTTGGGCGGGCGCTCGCACACCAGAAGCGCCCGTCCTCATCCTGACCTGTCATACTGCTGCCCTTCCGCACTGTGGTGGAGCAGCGCTGTCCGGGTGCGGCGGTTGTACGGCAGGATCTCGGCGATCAGCAAGCCGGCCGGTAGGCCTCGAAGACCTGGTGAGATGGATGGGGAGTCATGTCTGAGAAAGCGACGAGCCCGGGCGGGCCCGGCACCGCGGACGGCGGCTCCGCCGGCGACCCGGCCGACTCCCGGCCCGGTGGCCCGCTGCCCGGCGACGGCGAGTCGATCGTCGTACCGCCGTCGATCCTGCGGCAGTCGGCGGGCTGGGGAAGCCCAGGTGACGGTCCCCGGCCCAAGACGGCCGGCCCCGCCGACGAGGCTCCGCAGATCTTCGCCTCCAACGTCCGCCGCCAGGACACCTCGGAGGCCGGGTACGACCAGAACCCGCCCGGTGTCGGCAGGCTCGGCCTGATCCTGGGCACGGTGCTGGCCGTCCTGCTGGTGGGTAGTGGCGTCACGCTCTACCTGGCCAACCGGGGCGACGACAGCAAGCCGACCGCCGCGCCGGCCGACGCCGCGACGGCGGCCACCCCGACGCCCAGCGCGGAGCCGGTGCCGCCGATCAAGGACACCGCCAAGGTGCTCCCGACCGTGACGGGCGACTTCGGCAAGAAGGCCACGATCACGGTGCCCGGCGAGGCCGCCGACGGCACCTTCGTGGTCAAGACGATCTCGGAGGGCAGCGGCCCGGCCGTCGAGAAGGACTCCTGGACGTCGGTGGACTACACCGCCAAGGACTGGACGACCGGCAAGGACATCCCGAGCTCGTACGACGACAAGGGCAAGCCGCAGATCTTCCAGGCCGGCACCAACGCCCTGATCCCGGCGCTGGACCAGGCCGTCGTCGGCAAGAAGGCCGGCAGCCGGATCCTCGTGGTGGCCCCACCGGCCGCCGCCTTCGGCTCCCAGGGCAACACCACCATGGAGATCGGCGCCAAGGACAACCTGGTCTTCGTCATCGACATCCAGCGCGTCAACGCGCCGGACGCCGTGGTCAGCGGCGCCGTGACCCCGCCGCCCGCGGACTTCCCGCAGGTGAAGGACAACGGCAAGAAGGCCGCCGAGATCACCCCGGCCAAGGGCGCCACGGAGCCGACCGAGCTGAAGAGCCACGTCCTCATCCAGGGCACCGGCCCGAAGGTCGAGACCGGCGAGAAGGTCCTCGTCCAGTACACCGGCGCGCTCTGGAAGGACGGCAAGAAGTTCGACTCCTCGCTCGACAAGGGCCAGGCGTTCTCCTTCTCCGTCGGCGGCGGCCAGGTCATCGAGGGCTGGGACAAGGGCCTGCAGGGCGTGGCCGTCGGCAGCCGCGTCGAACTGGTGATCCCGGCCTCGCTGGGTTACAAGGACCAGGCGCAGGGCGACATTCCGGCGAACTCCACCCTGGTCTTCGTGGTCGACGTGCTGGACGCGGGCGTCGGCTGACCCGCATTCGGGTGACAATGGAACGTGTATGACCTTCGGGCGGGGCCGCGTGGCCCGCGCCCGGGCGGGCGGCGGACGCCCGTACCGTGGTCCCGGAAGGGACCGGTGCGGGTGTCTGCCGCTCCGTCATGTACGTAACGAACCGTGAGAAGAGGCAGTTGTGAGCAAGCCGGAGATTGACTTCCCCGTTGGCGACCCGCCGGCCGACCTGCAGATCCGTGACATCACGGTCGGCGACGGCGCCGAGGCCAAGCCGGGCCAGGTCGTCGAGGTGCACTACGTCGGTGTCTCGTTCAGCACCGGCGAGGAGTTCGACGCCAGCTGGAACCGTGGCTCGTCCTTCAAGTTCCCGCTCGGCGGCGGCCGCGTCATCAAGGGCTGGGACCAGGGCGTCGTGGGCATGAAGGTCGGTGGCCGGCGCGAGCTGACCATCCCGGCCCACCTCGCCTACGGCAACCAGTCGCCGAGCCCGCTGATCAAGGCCGGCGAGACGCTGATCTTCGTCGTCGACCTGCTCGGCGTCTGATCACCGCGCTCGGTCGCACCGGGGGCTGACGCCCCGGGCCGCGCGAACAGGGCCGTACGCCGTACCCGGCGTGCGGCCCTGTCGCGTGCTCCCTTCCCACCCGACGGGTGCCCGGCGAGCGGTGTCCCCGCCCGTGAGCAGGGCTCGGCTTTCGCCGACGGTGGCGCTACCGGTACGGTCGGGGCGCCGGGTAGAGCACCTCCCGGCGGGCGCACCCCGCGCGCGGCGCGGCACACCGGAAGGGTCAGCGATGGCGATCGCCAAGGCAGAGCGGCTGATGAATCTCGCCCTGTGCCTGATGAACACCAGACGGCCGCTCTCCAAGAAGGAGCTGCGGGAGTCCGTCGAGGCCTACCGTGAGGCGTGGCAGAACGGCAGCGAGGACGCCTTCAACCGGATGTTCGAGCGCGACAAGGACGACCTGCGCGAACTCGGCCTGGTCATCGACGTCGACGAGAACTCGCTGGACGGCGAGCTCGGCTACCTCGCCCGCCCGGACCGCAACCGGCTCCCCGAGATCGCCCTCGACGCCGAGGAGGCCGCGGCGCTCAGCCTGGCGGCCCGGGTCTGGCAGCAGGCCAAGATGTCCGGCGCGGCCAGCGGAGCCCTGCAGAAGCTGCGCGCCGCCGGCGTCCCGTTCACCGATACGCAGACGCACAGCGCCTTGGAGCCCCGGATCCCGGTCCGCGAGGCCGCCTTCGAGCCGCTGCTGACCGCGGCCCGTGACCGCCGTCCCGTCACCTTCGAGTACCGCAAGGCCGGCGCCGCGGCCACCGAGCAGCGGGCCGTCGAGCCCTGGGCGCTGGAGTGCTGGCGCGGCCACTGGTACCTGGCCGGCTGGGACCGCGACCGCCAGGACGCCCGGGTCTTCCGTCTCGGCCGGATCACCGGCAAGGTGCGCTCCCGCTCCGGCGCGTTCACCGGCGCGGTGCCCGAGCACGTGGACGTCCGCGCCTACGTCGCCACCTTCGCGGGTGAGGGCGCCACCGCCACCGCCACCGTACGGCTGCGCCGGGGCGCCGGATTCCCGCTCCGTACCAAGGCGCTGAACAGCCGTCGGGTCGACGAGCACTGGGACGAGCTGGAGATCCCGTACGGCAACGGGCTGGGCGCCGACCTCGCCGAGTTCGGGCCCGACCTGGTGGTGCTCGGCCCCGACGACCTGCGGGCGGACGTCGTCGACCGGCTGCGCGCGGTCGCGGGCCTGCCCGCCGCCGCGCCGGGCACCGGCGCCGGGAGCGCCGGGGCCGTCGAATCCGGAGCCGTTGTCGAGGCCGTGGCCGTCGAGGCCGGAGTCGTTGAGGGAGCACAGGCATGAGCAACGCCATCGACCAGACCCGCCGGATGCTGTCGCTGGTCACCTACCTGCGCGAGCGTCCCGGCGCCGAGGTGGCCGAGGTGGCCCGCGCCTTCGGCATCACCGAGCGCGAGCTGATCGGCGATCTCAACGTGCTGCCGATGTGCGGCACCAGCTTCCGCGGCGGCGACCTGCTCGACATCGACACCGACGGCGAGCGGATCTGGTGGCACAACGTCGACGACGTGGCCCAGCCGCTGCGCCTGGCCGCGGACGAGGCGACGGCGCTGCTGGTCGCCGCCCGCGCGGTGGCCGGCCTGCCCGGTCTGCGTGAGCGCGACCGCGAGGCCCTCACCCGGGCCGTGGCCAAGATCGAGAACGCGGCGGGGGACAGCGCCGAGGGCAGCGCCCGGGTCGGCGTGACCTTCGAGGCGGAGAGCCACGTGTTCGCCGACATCGACCGGGCCCTCAGCGAGGGCCGCCGGCTCTGGCTGCGCTACTACTCGCACGGGCGCGGCGGCATGACCGAGCGCGAGGTCGACCCGATCCGGCTGGTCACCGAGGGCCACACCTATCTGGAGGCCTGGTGCAGGGTCTCCGAGGACCGGCGGATGTTCCGGCTGGACCGGGTCGCCGAGATCAAGGTGCTCGACACCCCCTCCGACCCGCCCAGGCTGGAGCCGCGCGACCTCTCCGGCGGACTGGTCAATCCGTCCGCCGACGATCCGGAGGTGGTCGTCGAGGTCGGCCCGGCCGGGCGCTGGGTCGCCGAGTACTACACCCACGACCACGCCGAGGAGCTGCCCGACGGCGGCCTGCGGATCACCCTGCGCAGCGCCGACCCCTCCGGGCTGCGCCCGCTGGCCCTGCGGCTGGGCCGCGACGGCCGGATCGTCTCGCCGCCGGAGCTGGCGGACCAGGCCCGGGAGGCGGCCTCCCAGGCACTGGCCGGCTACCGGGACGGGACGGTCTGAGCACCAGTGGAGACCGGCACCAGATTCAAGGTCTACTGCTCGGACTGCCGGGAGAAGGTGGAACTGGCCGCCGACGACTTCCGGCTCACCCTCGGCCGGACCCAGGCGCAGTCGTACTACAGCTTCGGCTGCCCCTCCTGCGGGGCGGCGGTCCGCAAACCGGCCGGGGAGAAGATCGTCGAGGCGCTCACCCGGGCCGGGGTGCGGACCATGCGGCTCGTCCCGGTCGAGGGGTGACCGGCGGTTCTCAGGGCGACGGTTCTCAGGGCGGCGCTGCTCGGGCCGGCGGTTCGTAGGGCCGGCGGTTCCCCGGTGGGCCGTGGTGCGGCCGGGCGGGGACCGGTGCGGGAGTGGTCGGTGCGGGAGCGGTCGGGCGCCGCGGGCGGGCGCTGCGGCCGGGGGTGGCGGCGCGCGGGCCCCGGCGGGCCAGGGCCTAGGCTTGCGGGCATGTCGTGGACTCTCGTCGCCGCCGTTCTGCTCGCCACCGCCGGCCTGCTGGTGCTCGGCCTGCTCGCCGTCCGGCTGTGGCTGGCCGTCCGGGTACTGGCGCGGGAGGTGGACACCGCCTCCCGCGCGCTGGCCGAGGTGGCCGGCGAGCTCGCCGAGGCGGGCCGGGCGGGCTGACCGGCGCCGCTCGCGGCCCCCGGGTCACGAGCCCGCAGGGCGATTCTTCACCCGATGGTGGCCCGGGGGTCTGCTCAGCCCGCGGGCGGGGGGTTACGCTCTCACCGTGGCGGTACCGGCGACGGCGCGGTCACAACGGCAACGACGGTCGTCGTCGCCGTCGCACCGAGGAGGGTGGTCGGCTGTGCGGGTCTCGGGAACCGCGATCCTGGTGGTCGTGATCTTCGCCATCGTGCTCTTCGGCGCCAAGCGCCTGCCCGACCTGGCCCGCTCGCTGGGCCAGTCGCTACGGATCCTCAAGAGCGAGACCAAGGCACTGCGCTCCGAGGACGAAGCCGCCGGGCCGCCCGCGCAGGCGGATCCCGCACCACGGACCATCAAGTCCGCACCGGGGGCCGCCGGGCCCTCGCGGCCGGTGGCCGAGCAGCAGCAGCCACCGCAGGAGACCACGCAGCCGCGATGAGCCGGCGCGCGACCAGCGGAGCCCGCCACCCGGCGGGCTTCGACGCACGAGTTGAGGACCGGGGTTGAGCAAGTCTTCCAAGGCGCTGAAGGCGCCCAAGGACTCCGAGGGGCGGATGGCCCTCGCCGACCACCTCCGCGAGCTGCGGAACCGGCTGGTCAAGTCGGTCCTGGCGATCGTGCTGTTCACGATCGTCGCGGCGATCTACCACAAGCAGATCGAGACCTTCCTGCTGAGGCCGCTGCCGCAGTGCAACACCCGGGCGGAGATCGAGGCCTTCAGCGGTAAGTGCGCCCAGATCTCCAACATCGGCCTGACCACTCCCTTCACCTGGACCCTCAAGGTCGCCCTGACGGTCGGCGTGGTCGCCGCCGTCCCGGTCTGGCTCTACCAGCTCTGGGCCTTCGTCGCTCCCGGTCTGCACCGCAGCGAGCGCAAGTACACGCTCGGCTTCATGGCGGCGGGCGCCCCGCTCTTCCTGGCCGGCGTCGGTTGCGCCTACCTGCTGCTGCCGACCACGGTGAAGGTGCTGATCTCGTTCAGCCCGAACGGCACCACGCCGATCCTGCCGCCCGAGGACTACTTCGACATCGCGACCCGGATGGTGCTGGTCTTCGGCTGCGCCTTCGAGTTCCCGCTGCTGCTGGTGATGCTCAACTTCGCCGGGGTGGTCACCGGCAAGCGGCTGCTCGGCTGGTGGCGCGGCATGGTGATGGGCATCACGCTGTTCGCGGCCTTCGCCACCCCCAGCGCCGACCCGCTGAGCATGCTGGCGCTGGCCGCGCCGATCTGGGCGCTGTACTTCTCCGCCGTCGCCATCGCGCTGCTGAACGACAGGCGCCGGGCCCGCCGCAACCCCGACGCCGGGCTCGACGACGAGGAGGCCTCGCACCTGGACCTCTCGGTCGAGGAGGTCGCCGGTGCGGCGCCGGTCGAGGCCTCGGTGGCCCCGGTCGCCTCCGCGGCGGTACCGGCCGCCCGCCAGGAGCAGCTGGACGACATCACCTGATCCCCGGGCCGTGCCCTGGGCCGTGCCGGTGCCCCGGCCGCCGTACCCCGGCGGGCCGGGGCACCGGCGTCCGCGGGCCCGGGTGAGCGCCCCCGCGGGTGCACACCGGCCCTGACCCGCCGCCCGGACGGGGGCGGCCCGCGAGGAGCGTCCCGGCGTCGGCAGCCGGGGGAGTTCCGGGCCCGGAGCCCGCGAAGCCCCGACCCGCCCGGGGTCGGGGCTTCGCCGGTCGCGGCGAGGTCAGGTCCGCGCCGGTACCCGGAGCCGGCCGTCGTGGACCTCGGCGACCTGGTCGACGGCGGTGAGGTGGGTGCGGTCGTGGGTGACCAGCACGGTCGCCGTCGCCCGGCGATGGGTGAGCTCCGTGACGAGGCCGACGACGGCGGCGCCGCGTTCGTGGTCGAGGGCGCTGGTCGGCTCGTCCACCAGCAGGACGGTCGGGTCGTTCATCAGCGCGCGGGCGATGTTGACGCGCTGGCGCTGGCCGCCGGAGAGCTGGTGCGGGCGGCGGCCGGCCAGATCGCCGAGGCCGACGGCGTCCAGCAGCTCCAGCGCGCGGGGGCGGGCGGAGCGCGGCGACCGGCCGTCGAGGTGCGCCATCACCTGGAGCTGTTCGGCGGCGGTGAGGGAGGGCAGCAGGTTCGGCTGCTGGAAGACGATCCCGATCCGGTCGCGGCGCAGCGCCGCCAGTGCGCCGCGGTTCAGGCCCCGGGTGTCGACGCCGTCGACGACCACCCGCCCGCGGTCCGGCGTGATCAGGGTGGCGGCGACCGCCAGCAGGCTGGACTTGCCGGAGCCGGACGGGCCGACCACGGCGGTGACGGTGCCGGCCGGCACCTCCAGGCCGACGTCGTCCAGCGCGGTGAGCCGGCCGTCGCCGTCCGGGTAGGTGAGGGTGACGTGGTCGAGGATCAGACTCATCGGGCGCTCCCCAGAGCGGTCAGCGGGTCGACGGAGGTGATGCGGCGGACGGAGAGCCCCGCGCCGAGCGCGCCGAGCGCGATCATCACGGCGGCCGGCACCAGGACGGTCGGCGCGTCCAGGACGAACGGCACGGCGGAGCCGATGGCGGCCCCCACCCCGGCGGCGATCGCGGTGCCCAGGGCGGCGCCGAGCACGAGGAGCAGGACGGCCTGGCCGAGCGCGTCCCGCAGCAGGTACGCCGTCGAGGCGCCGAGCGCCTTCAGCACGGCGACGTCGCCGCTGCGCTGGATCGTCCAGACCGTGAAGAAGGCCCCGACGACCAGCGCCGAGATGGCGAACAGGAAGCCCCGCATGAGCTGCAGCGAGCCGTTCTCCGAGGTGTAGGAGCCGATCGCGGCCAGCGAGTCGTCCAGGGTCAGCGTCCTGGTGGTGAACCGCCGGTCGGCGGCGGCCAGGTCGGGGTGGGAGCCGAGCCGCAGGGCGATCACGGTGGCGTGTTCGCCGGGCTGGGCGGACGCGGCGATGTGCTGCCAGTCCTCCAGGGCGGTCCAGATCACCGGGGTGTGGCTGAACGAGGCGTCGCCCGCCACGGCGGCCACCGTCAGCTCCCGGCCGGCCAGGGTGATCGTGGCGCCGGGTCCGACCCCGAGGTTCCCGGCGGCGGTGCCGGAGAGCACGGCCCGGCCCGCGGCGAGCGCGTCGCCCCGCGGTGCCAGGTCGGAGCCCGCCGGGACGCCGAGGGCGGAGACCGCCGAGCCGCGCTGCCCGGCGGCGGCCCGGGCGGTGGTGACGCCGAGCGGCTGGGCGGAGGCGACGCCGGGGGTGTGCGCCCAGCCGTCCCACTGCGCGGGGGTGACCCGGGAGTCGGTGAAGGAGAGCTTCTGCCCCTCGGCCGGCGCCGAGAAGACCAGGCGGTCGGCGGGCAGGCCGGTGACGGCCGAGACGTTCTGGCGGCCCAGCCCGGCGGTCAGCCCGGACAACAGGCCGACCAGCACGGTGATCAGTACGATGACGGTCCCCATCAGGGCGAACCGCCCCTTGGCGAACCCCAGGTCCCTCCGGGCGACGAACACGACGGTCACGGTCCTCTCTCGGCAACGGTGCGGCGACGGTGCGCCGACGGTCACCAATCTCGCCGCCGGGCCCGCGTCCGGGCATCGCACCGGGGATTGGATCCTGCGCATCGAAGGACACAACCGCAGGTCAACCTTTCGATTGATGCTCGTGCGCCGTCGGCCCGCCTAGCCTGGAGGGATGGCGACCGACCGTTCACCCACCCCCGTCGCCCGCGTGCTGCGGCTCTGCCTGCACCTGCTCGTGGCCGGCCTGCTGGCCCTGGCCGTGGCCCGCTCCTTCGCCGGCCACGCGCCGCACCCGGCGGCCGTCACCGTCGCGGCGGCCGTGACGGCCGCGGTCTACGCGGCGGGCCCGCTGCTGGGCCCGGTGCGCCGCTCGCGCACCGGGGCGGCGCTGTGGCTGGCCGCCCTCGCGGCGGCCTGGCTGGTGCTGCTGGCGCTGACCGAGGACGGGGTCTGGCTCGCCTTCCCGCTCTACTTCCTCCAGCTGCACCTGCTCGGGCGCCGCAGCGGGCTGATCGCGGTGGGTCTCACCACGGCGGCCGCCGTCACCGGCTTCGCCTGGCACCGCCACGAGGTCAGCGCGGCGGCGGCGATCGGGCCCACCCTCGGCGCGGCCGTCGCCACCGCGACCGTGCTGGGCTACCAGGCGCTGTACCGGGAGAGCGAGGAGCGCCGCCGTCTGATCGACGAGCTGAGCGCGGCCCGGGCCGACCTGGTCGCAGCCCACCACACCGCCGGGGTGCTGGCCGAACGCGAACGCCTGGCCCGCGAGATCCACGACACCCTCGCCCAGAGCCTGTCCAGCATCCAGCTCCTGCTGCGCGCGGCCGGCCGGGCCCTGCCCGAGCGGACCGAGGCCGCCGCAGGGTACGTGGAGCAGGCCCGGCAGGCCGCCCAGGACAACCTCGCCGAGGCCCGCCGCTTCGTGCGGGCGCTCACCCCGCCGGGCCTCGACGGCTCCTCGCTGCCGGCCGCGCTGGAGCGACTGTGCGCGGTCACGGCCGAGCACAGCGGGGTACCGGTGCGGTTCCATCTCTCGGGCGTTCCCGCGCCGCTGCCGGTGCCGCACGAGACCGCGCTGCTGCGGATCGCGCAGTCCGCGCTGGCGAACACCGTGCGGCACGCGGGGGCCTCCCACGCCGAGGTGACGCTCAGCTACATGGACTCCGAGGTCGCCCTCGACGTCCTCGACGACGGCAGCGGTTTCGACCCGGCCGACCTCCCCGCGCCCGGCACCGGCGACGCGGGGTTCGGCCTGCCCGCGATGCGGGCCCGGGCCCGCGCCCTGGGCGGTACCTTCACCCTGGAGACCGCCCCCGGCCGGGGCACCGCGCTGGCGGTCCTGCTCCCCGAACCCGCCGAGGACACCCCGTGAGCGACCCGATCCGACTGCTGCTCGCCGACGACCACCCCGTGGTGCGGGCCGGACTGCGGGCCGTCCTGGAGACCGAGAGCGATCTCAGCATCGTCGCGGAGGCCGCCACCGCCGAGCAGGCGGTGGCCCTGGCCGCCGAACTCGACCTCGACGTGGTGCTGATGGACCTCCAGTTCGGCCCCGGCATGAACGGCGCCCAGGCCACCGCCGCCATCACCGCCCGCCCCGGCGCGCCCCGGGTGCTGATCGTCACGACCTACGACACCGACGCCGACACCGTGCCGGCGCTGGCCGCCGGCGCCACCGGCTATCTGCTGAAGGACGCCCCGCCGGAGGAGCTCGCGGCGGCGGTCCGCGCGGCCGCCGCCGGGCGCTCCGCACTCGCGGCCACCGTCGCGGACCGCCTGGTGGAGCGGATGCGCACCCCTGCCACCGCGCTCAGCACCCGCGAGACGGAGGTGCTGGAGCTGGTCGCGGCCGGGCTGACCAACCAGCAGATCAGCGGGCGGCTCCACCTCAGCCAGGCGACCGTGAAGTCCCACCTGGTGCACATCTACACCAAGCTCGACGTCGACTCCCGGACGGCGGCGGTGCGCACCGCCACCACCCGGGGGCTGATCAGGCGCGGCGGCCGCTGACGGTCACCGCGGCGCGGCGAGGTAGGCCCGCCAACCGCCGTAGGCCGTGATGTCCTCGGCGCCGTCCAGGGCGGCCGGCTCGCAGAGGAAGCCCGCCACCCGGCTGCCGTCGGCGAGGCGGACACTGCCGAGGGCCATCGGTTCGGGCAGCCCGGCGGCCAGGGTGCCCAGGCCGGCGGCGGGGAGCTCCCAGACCTCGGCCTCCACCGAGGATCCGCCGGCCGCGACCCGGACCAGGCCGGGCTTGGCCGGAACGGTGTCCAGGGCGTACAGCCGGTAGTCGGGGGCGGTCCGGGTCACGGCGGCGGGTGTGGCGCCGAGGGCGAGCAGTTGGCCGTTCAGCGGCTGCCCGCAGAGATGTGCGCCGACCACCGCGACCCGTACCCGTGGGGGCTCCTCCAGCGACCGGGCGAGCGCGCCCAGCCGGCCTTCGGTGTGCGGGCGGCCGATCAGCATCACCCCGAAGGGCAGGCCCCGGACCTCCCCGGCGGGGACGGCGAGGGCGCACAGCCCGAGCAGATTGGTGGAGTTGGTGAACCGGCCGAGCCGGGAGTTGGCTCCGACCGGATCGGCGGCGACCTCGGCCAGGGTCGGGTGGCCCGGCGTGGTGGGCAGCAACAGCGCGTCCGCCTCGCCGAGTTCCGCCAGCGCGAGGGCGCGCAGGCGCTCCAGTTCGGCCAGGTCCCGGTGGAGCCGGTGGGCGGGGACGTCGCGCCCGGCGGTGATGATGGCGCGCACCACCTGGTCCAGATCGGCCGCGTCGGCGTGCTTGTCGATGAACTCGCCGACCGCGGCGTACCGTTCGGCCACGAAGGCGCCTTCGTACAGCATCCTCGCCACCGCGTCGAACGGGGCCGGGTCGATGCTCAGCAGTTCGGCGCCGGCCGCCGCGAGCCGCTCGGCGGCCGCGAGGTAGGCCCCGGCCCAGCCGTCGTCCAGTTCACCGAGCCGGTCGAGCGCGGGCACCGCGACCCGCCAGGGCCCCGGCCGGCGCGCCGCGGGGGTGGTGGGCAGCGGGTCGGCGACGACGCCGAACGCCTGCTCGGCGGCGGCGACGCTGCGGGCGAAGACGCTGACGCAGTCCAGGCTGCGGCAGGCGGGCACCACGCCGGTGGTGGGGACCACGCCCCTGGTGGGCTTGAGGCCGACGACGCCGTTGAACGCGGCCGGCACCCGGCCGGAGCCCGCGGTGTCCGTCCCCAGGGCCAGGTCGACGATGCCCAGCGCCACGGCGACGGCCGAGCCCGAACTCGAACCGCCCGAGACCCGGGTGGGGTCGACGGCGCCGCGCACCGCGCCGTACGGGCTGCGGGTGCCGACCAGGCCGGTCGCGAACTGGTCCATGTTGGTGGTGCCCAGCGGCACCGAGCCGGCCGCCCGCAGCCTGGCCACGGCGGGCGCGTCGGCCTGCGGCAGGTAGGCGTAGGAGGGGCAGCCGGCGGTGGTGGGCAGCCCGGCGACGTCGATGTTGCCCTTGACCGCGAACACCGTGCCGGCCAGCGGCAGGCGCTCCCCGGCGGCCAGGCGCCCGTCCACCGCCGCCGCCTCGGCCTCCACCTCGGCCTGCGGGCGCAGATCGATCCACACCTCGGGGCGGTCCGCCTGCGCGAGCCTGCGGTACGCCGCGCGCACCCGCTCGACCGCCGCCGTCATACCGTCACCCCCACCGTGACCGGGGCCAGCACGACCAGCGGCGAGCCGGCCTCCACCTGGTCACCGGGCTTCACCAGCAGGTCGGCGACCACGCCGTCCCGGTCGGCCACCACCGAGGACTCCATCTTCATCGCCTCCACAGCCATCAACTGCTGCCCCTTGCGGACCTGTTCGCCTGCGCGCACGTCCACCTTCCAGACGCACGCGGTGAACTGCGCCTCCACCACGGCCCCGCCGGGTGGCGCCGTGACCTGCCGCACCGGCCCCGGGGTGTCGGCGCCCGCGCTCTCGGCCCGGTCGAACTCGCCCGCCTCCTCCCAGGCCTGCCGTTCGGCGCCGAAGGCCGCGGCCTGCACCGCCCGGAAGTCCTCGATCGGACCGGCGTTCTCGGCCAGGAAGCGCAGGTGGTCGGCGAGCGCGAACTCGCCCTCCTCGATCCTGAGATCGAGCCGCCCGGCGGCCATGTCCGCGCGCATCTCCAAGAGTTCGTCCGCGGAGACCGGGTACCACTTGATCCGGTCGAAGAACCGCAGCAGCCAGGGAGCGCCCGGGGTGAAGGGCCCCCGCTGCTGCCAGCCGGACCACATCTGCACCGTCCGGCCGACGAACTGGTACCCGCCGGGCCCCTCCATGCCGTACACGCAGAGGTACGCGCCGCCGATGCCGACGGAGTTCTCGGCCGTCCAGGTGCGGGCCGGGTTGTACTTGGTGGTGACCAGCCGGTGCCGCGGGTCCAGCGGGGTGGCGACCG
The sequence above is drawn from the Kitasatospora sp. NBC_00315 genome and encodes:
- the atzF gene encoding allophanate hydrolase; translated protein: MTAAVERVRAAYRRLAQADRPEVWIDLRPQAEVEAEAAAVDGRLAAGERLPLAGTVFAVKGNIDVAGLPTTAGCPSYAYLPQADAPAVARLRAAGSVPLGTTNMDQFATGLVGTRSPYGAVRGAVDPTRVSGGSSSGSAVAVALGIVDLALGTDTAGSGRVPAAFNGVVGLKPTRGVVPTTGVVPACRSLDCVSVFARSVAAAEQAFGVVADPLPTTPAARRPGPWRVAVPALDRLGELDDGWAGAYLAAAERLAAAGAELLSIDPAPFDAVARMLYEGAFVAERYAAVGEFIDKHADAADLDQVVRAIITAGRDVPAHRLHRDLAELERLRALALAELGEADALLLPTTPGHPTLAEVAADPVGANSRLGRFTNSTNLLGLCALAVPAGEVRGLPFGVMLIGRPHTEGRLGALARSLEEPPRVRVAVVGAHLCGQPLNGQLLALGATPAAVTRTAPDYRLYALDTVPAKPGLVRVAAGGSSVEAEVWELPAAGLGTLAAGLPEPMALGSVRLADGSRVAGFLCEPAALDGAEDITAYGGWRAYLAAPR